Proteins from one Oscillatoria nigro-viridis PCC 7112 genomic window:
- a CDS encoding alpha/beta fold hydrolase, whose product MATIDILGVRHTYDLTAPTATSPVLVFVHGWLLSRHYWQPLTDRLASNYQCLTYDLRGFGDSQSDGGVHHGHSEPLNSCYTPAAYARDLEILLEKLDISSAWLVGHSLGGTIALWGASKVSDRVKGAVCINAGGGIYLKEEFERFRAVGKQLVTMRPGWLPHLPLADYVFARDSVARSIGRSWGRQRLVDFVGAHPEAALGALLDSTTEAQIHLLPQIVSQLKQPVYFIAGTKDKIMEPKYVLHLASFHWMFQGCGENVLQLPDCGHLAMVEQPDAVASYLQNILKEHT is encoded by the coding sequence ATGGCAACAATCGACATCCTAGGGGTTCGGCACACTTACGATTTGACGGCTCCGACTGCAACTTCCCCGGTTCTGGTATTTGTCCACGGCTGGCTGTTAAGCCGCCACTACTGGCAACCTTTGACCGATCGCTTGGCATCAAACTATCAGTGCCTTACCTACGATTTGCGTGGGTTTGGCGATTCTCAATCGGACGGTGGCGTTCATCACGGGCATTCCGAACCGCTAAATTCCTGCTACACTCCCGCAGCTTACGCTCGCGATTTGGAAATTTTACTCGAAAAACTCGATATATCTTCTGCTTGGCTGGTGGGACACTCTCTCGGCGGTACGATCGCTCTATGGGGAGCCAGCAAAGTGTCCGATCGCGTTAAAGGCGCGGTCTGCATCAATGCAGGGGGCGGCATCTATCTTAAGGAAGAATTCGAGCGGTTTCGAGCGGTCGGCAAGCAGCTAGTGACAATGCGTCCCGGCTGGCTGCCTCACTTGCCGTTAGCAGATTACGTGTTTGCCCGCGATTCTGTAGCCCGCTCGATCGGCAGATCCTGGGGCCGGCAGCGCTTAGTAGATTTCGTGGGAGCTCATCCAGAGGCAGCTTTGGGGGCTTTGTTGGACTCGACAACAGAAGCCCAGATTCACCTCTTGCCACAAATTGTGTCCCAACTCAAGCAGCCTGTTTATTTTATTGCCGGTACTAAAGACAAAATTATGGAACCAAAATACGTGCTGCATTTGGCTAGCTTTCACTGGATGTTCCAAGGTTGTGGCGAGAATGTCCTTCAGCTTCCCGATTGTGGCCATTTGGCAATGGTGGAACAGCCGGATGCAGTGGCTAGTTACCTGCAAAATATTCTGAAAGAACACACGTGA
- a CDS encoding RNA-guided endonuclease InsQ/TnpB family protein: MKNVVKVRIYPTNEQKETLSKTFGCARWYWNNSLNATNELYKETGKGLSQIGMNSRLPAIEKEYEWLGETYSQVLQSVSLNLSRAFINFFEGRASFPKFKSKHDKQSIQYLQKVQIVDDGHLKFPGKLGVVSAKIHRRFEGKVKTVTVSMNRTGKYYASLLFDDGLPDVEISSNGKAVGIDVGLTHFAITSDGSKFDNPKHLKKRAKNLKRKQQKLSRKQKGSNRRKKARRIVARVHERIANSRKDFQEKLSRKLVNENQVIIVENLAVKNMVKNHCLDQAISDCGWSEFTRQLKYKTERDGKTYLEIGRFFPSSKTCHVCLNQVGSLPLDMHSWTCSNCQTKHDRDVNAAINIREKGLRILALGTSATANGRNVSPKAGRKSSVLSAVPVEVGSQHRTA; encoded by the coding sequence ATGAAAAACGTTGTCAAGGTACGAATTTATCCGACCAATGAGCAGAAAGAAACGCTGTCAAAGACCTTTGGCTGTGCCCGTTGGTACTGGAACAATTCACTGAACGCAACGAACGAGCTCTACAAAGAGACGGGTAAAGGCCTATCCCAGATTGGGATGAACAGTCGCTTACCTGCGATCGAGAAAGAGTATGAATGGTTAGGTGAAACCTACAGCCAAGTGCTGCAAAGCGTCTCACTGAACCTGTCGAGAGCGTTTATCAACTTCTTTGAAGGACGGGCATCATTTCCCAAATTCAAATCAAAGCACGATAAACAATCGATTCAGTACCTACAAAAAGTTCAAATTGTTGATGATGGTCATCTGAAGTTTCCCGGCAAGTTAGGCGTTGTTTCTGCCAAGATTCATCGCAGATTTGAGGGAAAAGTCAAAACCGTCACAGTTAGCATGAACCGTACAGGGAAGTATTACGCTTCCTTGTTATTTGATGATGGCTTACCGGATGTTGAGATTTCCTCAAACGGTAAAGCGGTGGGAATTGATGTCGGGCTAACTCATTTTGCGATTACGTCTGATGGGTCTAAGTTCGACAATCCCAAGCACTTGAAGAAACGCGCTAAAAACCTGAAGCGTAAGCAGCAAAAACTATCCCGTAAACAGAAAGGTTCAAATCGTCGCAAGAAAGCCCGCCGCATTGTGGCACGGGTGCATGAAAGAATTGCAAATTCTCGCAAGGACTTCCAGGAGAAACTATCTCGCAAACTGGTGAACGAGAACCAAGTCATCATTGTCGAGAATCTGGCAGTCAAGAACATGGTGAAGAATCACTGCCTAGATCAAGCAATCAGTGATTGTGGCTGGTCAGAATTCACCCGTCAACTCAAATACAAGACGGAAAGAGACGGTAAAACCTATCTAGAAATTGGTCGGTTTTTCCCATCGAGTAAGACTTGTCACGTTTGCCTAAATCAGGTGGGTAGTCTTCCTCTAGACATGCACAGTTGGACTTGTTCCAACTGCCAGACAAAGCACGATAGAGACGTAAATGCAGCTATCAACATTCGAGAGAAAGGCTTGCGAATATTAGCGTTAGGAACTAGCGCTACTGCCAATGGACGGAATGTAAGTCCGAAGGCTGGAAGGAAATCTTCCGTGTTATCGGCTGTTCCGGTTGAAGTTGGAAGCCAGCACCGTACCGCTTAG